Proteins encoded within one genomic window of Ptiloglossa arizonensis isolate GNS036 chromosome 3, iyPtiAriz1_principal, whole genome shotgun sequence:
- the LOC143144491 gene encoding uncharacterized protein LOC143144491, whose protein sequence is MSDVPLHWTDLPQEIKPDFVSHVGDYDYPFYLSEKEEWINFKNKNCKGKITICEPFLIMELNRFVPFLENNCVKFHPLNMPNIRIGKIEIIGFVVSVNEDARCYQYQIDDGTGSITIFFKKEHFEELSQERQAIDQKYHVYARNMDIKLLQNQTCPKRFPDPRPKFNYPDDASIRDMAILEHNWSLETRNGLLGKRVKRCDYVHAVGYCALDFMFHEKPKDEITFKDLSIAKLIFFATKVMCINEWDYNTKLSSWLNTVVRRRYDEHPDQPEFLPNIRHNLPSKK, encoded by the exons ATGTCAGATGTACCCTTACATTGGACGGATTTACCACAAGAAATAAAACCGGATTTTGTTTCGCACGTTGGAGATTATGATTATCCATTCTACCTTTCTGAGAAAGAAGAATGGATCAatttcaaaaacaaaaattgtaaag GCAAAATAACCATATGCGAACCTTTCTTAATAATGGAATTGAATAGATTTGTGCCTTTCTTAGAaaataattgtgtaaaatttcatcCCCTTAATATGCCAAACATCAGAATAGGTAAAATCGAAATAATAGGATTTGTAGTGAGTGTTAACGAGGATGCCAGATGTTATCAGTATCaaa TTGACGATGGTACTGGAAGCATCACTATTTTCTTTAAGAAAGAACATTTTGAAGAACTCAGTCAAGAAAGACAGGCGATTGATCAGAAATACCATGTGTATGCAAGGAATATGGATATTAAGCTATTACAAAATCAAACATGTCCAAAACGTTTTCCTGATCCACGTCCGAAATTTAATTATCCTGATGATGCAAGCATACGTGATATGGCT ATTCTTGAACATAACTGGTCATTAGAAACTAGAAATGGTTTATTGGGTAAGAGAGTAAAACGTTGCGATTATGTGCACGCAGTAGGATATTGCGCACTTGATTTTATGTTTCATGAAAAGCCAAAAGATGAAATTACATTTAAAGATTTAAgtattgcaaaattaattttctttgcaaCTAAAGTAATGTGCATAAATGAGTGGGACTATAACACAAAACTGTCTTCATGGTTAAACACAGTTGTTCGAAGAAGATACGACGAACATCCGGACCAACCAGAATTCCTTCCAAATATTAGACATAATCTTCCTTCCAAAAAGTGA
- the LOC143144490 gene encoding TIP41-like protein has translation MTTVKIHGGIDIIRLPVNEDEYVLPPWHIKYTQSHMLHSKCPKSENGCSDKDADACQFCIFSRTLELPRMPDMVFPNNILTLKHQNGADLQFNALDALKTVSNGRVNVQLACAEAWKESRLENSEYLEEKIKPFDWTFTTTYTGTASNFKVQETSERIDIDKLKKREKILFYHDLTLFEDELHDNGIAVCSVKIRVMPSGFFILLRYFLRIDNVMVRINDTRIYHEFGQEYLLREYTTRESKVEELRLPPMVLTDPSEVAPYLHLTGSFYHKLIIATNKTESITSNEIVTDGEAVSTSTDKTDNSVT, from the exons AtgacaactgtgaaaattcatGGTGGGATTGACATCATACGGTTACCCGTGAATGAAGACGAATATGTTCTTCCACCATGGCACATTAAATATACGCAATCTCATATGCTACATTCTAAATGTCCCAAAAGCGAAAATGGCTGTAGTGACAAGGATGCTGATGCCTGCCAATTTTGCAT TTTCAGCCGTACTTTAGAACTGCCACGTATGCCAGATATGGTATTTCcaaataatatattaacttTAAAACATCAAAATGGTGCAGATCTACAATTCAATGCTTTGGACGCTTTAAAAACTGTCTCGAATGGAAGAGTTAATGTGCAACTAGCATGTGCAGAAGCTTGGAAAGAGTCTAG ATTAGAGAACAGTGAGTATTTAGAAGAAAAGATAAAACCATTCGATTGGACATTTACAACCACTTATACTGGTACAGCATCTAATTTCAAAGTTCAAGAAACTAGCGAGCGAATAGATATAgataaattgaagaaaagagaaaaaatcttATTTTATCACGATTTAACCTTATTCGAAGATGAACTTCATGATAATGGTATTGCAGTTTGTTCTGTGAAAATT CGTGTTATGCCCAGTGGCTTTTTTATTTTGCTAAGATATTTTCTAAGAATCGATAATGTAATGGTAAGAATAAATGATACTCGTATTTATCATGAATTTGGGCAAGAGTATTTGTTGAGAGAGTACACAACAAGAGAATCCAAGGTTGAAGAACTTCGT cTTCCACCTATGGTCCTTACGGATCCTAGCGAAGTAGCTCCATATTTGCACTTAACTGGAAGCTTTTATCACAAACTAATAATTGCTACAAATAAAACAGAATCGATCACAAGTAATGAAATAGTAACTGATGGTGAAGCTGTTAGCACCAGTACAGACAAAACGGACAATTCTGTTACTTAG
- the LOC143144347 gene encoding TIP41-like protein, translating to MTTVKIHGGIDIIRLPVNEDEYILPPWHIKYTQSHMLHSKCPKSENGCSDKDADACQFCIFSRTLELPHMPDMVFPNNILTLKHQNGADLQFNALDALKTVSNGRVNVQLACAEAWKESRLENSEYLEEKIKPFDWTFTTTYTGTASNFKVQETSERIDIDKLKKREKILFYHDLTLFEDELHDNGIAVCSVKIRVMPSGFFILLRYFLRIDNVMVRINDTRIYHEFGQEYLLREYTTRESKVEELRLPPMVLTDPSEVAPYLHLTGSFYHKLIIATNKTESVTSNEIVTDGEAVSTSTDKTDNSVT from the exons AtgacaactgtgaaaattcatGGTGGGATTGACATCATACGGTTACCCGTGAATGAAGATGAATATATTCTTCCACCATGGCACATTAAATATACGCAATCTCATATGCTACATTCTAAATGTCCCAAAAGCGAAAATGGCTGTAGTGACAAGGATGCTGATGCCTGCCAATTTTGCAT TTTCAGCCGTACTTTAGAACTGCCACATATGCCAGATATGGTATTTCcaaataatatattaacttTAAAACATCAAAATGGTGCAGATCTACAATTCAATGCTTTGGACGCTTTGAAAACTGTCTCGAATGGAAGAGTTAATGTGCAACTAGCATGTGCAGAAGCTTGGAAAGAGTCTAG ATTAGAGAACAGTGAGTATTTAGAAGAAAAGATAAAACCATTCGATTGGACATTTACAACCACTTATACTGGTACAGCATCTAATTTCAAAGTTCAAGAAACTAGCGAGCGAATAGATATAgataaattgaagaaaagagaaaaaatcttATTTTATCACGATTTAACCTTATTCGAAGATGAACTTCATGATAATGGTATTGCAGTTTGTTCTGTGAAAATT CGTGTTATGCCCAGTGGCTTTTTTATTTTGCTAAGATATTTTCTAAGAATCGATAATGTAATGGTAAGAATAAATGATACTCGTATTTATCATGAATTTGGGCAAGAGTATTTGTTGAGAGAGTACACAACAAGAGAATCCAAGGTTGAAGAACTTCGT cTTCCACCTATGGTCCTTACGGATCCTAGCGAAGTAGCTCCATATTTGCACTTAACTGGAAGCTTTTATCACAAACTAATAATTGCTACAAATAAAACAGAATCAGTCACAAGTAATGAAATAGTAACTGATGGTGAAGCTGTTAGCACCAGTACAGACAAAACGGACAATTCTGTTACTTAG
- the LOC143144489 gene encoding TWiK family of potassium channels protein 7-like, translating to MTSKKANLTVEFSQGSHIVNETTGKRRFFREEYMQKIKATAGHVGLLITLMLYTAIGGLVFRQIELPAELARLENLRVRLRTSRHSFVDSVSNNTDVSNLQTLVSVKLRAYEEAVQEAAQGGLLISFVADTIDQEDRGTADLPPIVTERWSVLQAVFFASTVLTTIGYGNVVPSTGWGRIFCIFFAFVGIPLTLTVIADWGKLFAGAVIKVGLAVKSKLPICFTFSCVPTNLTGRRSLGAVAAIGLLFLYLACGAFMFMLWEDDWDFFDGFYFCFVTMTTIGFGDLVPKKPKYTLLCTLYILVGLALTSTIIELVRLQYTQSWRRLQRLSGPLAEALRRLGEHAGGDMSAFHSDLRKVLTVITMPRLKWSASLNRGDSKDQDWEEAVEVVLRDIAATANNAQPDKKPIVQIVIYESSV from the exons ATGACATCCAAAAAGGCGAATTTAACTGTGGAATTTAGTCAAGGAAGCCACATCGTAAATGAGACCACAGGAAAGAGGAGATTCTTTCGCGAGGAGTATATGCAGAAAATCAAAGCCACTGCCGGTCACGTGGGACTTTTAATCACCCTGATGCTGTATACAGCAATTGGCGGTTTG GTTTTTCGACAAATTGAGCTTCCAGCGGAATTGGCACGTTTAGAAAATCTACGCGTGAGGTTACGAACTTCAAGACATTCATTTGTCGACTCCGTTTCCAATAACACCGATGTATCGAATTTGCAAACATTG GTTAGCGTGAAATTACGTGCTTACGAAGAGGCTGTCCAAGAAGCAGCGCAAGGTGGTCTGTTGATAAGTTTCGTAGCGGATACGATCGATCAAGAAGATCGAGGTACAGCGGATCTGCCGCCGATTGTGACTGAAAGATGGAGCGTTCTTCAAGCAGTTTTTTTTGCAAGCACTGTCCTTACCACGATCG GGTATGGGAATGTTGTCCCATCAACTGGCTGGGGACGgatcttttgtatatttttcgctTTTGTCGGAATTCCACTCACGTTAACGGTGATAGCCGATTGGGGGAAACTATTTGCTGGAGCCGTGATTAAAGTTGGATTGGCCGTGAAATCGAAGCTTCCGATTTGCTTTACGTTCTCCTGTGTTCCAACGAATTTAACCGGGAGGCGATCGCTCG GAGCTGTGGCAGCGATCGGTCTCCTTTTTTTATATCTTGCCTGCGGCGCGTTTATGTTTATGTTGTGGGAAGACGACTGGGACTTCTTTGAtggattttatttttgtttcgtgacTATGACTACTATAGGATTTGGCGACTTGGTTCCGA AGAAGCCGAAATACACGCTACTGTGCACCCTGTACATTCTGGTCGGCTTGGCGCTGACCAGCACCATCATCGAACTTGTTAGGCTGCAATACACGCAATCGTGGAGAAGATTACAGAGACTCAGTGGACCATTAGCTGAGGCCCTTCGGAGGCTTGGCGAACACGCTGGTGGTGATATGTCCGCGTTTCATTCGGATCTCAG GAAAGTATTGACGGTGATAACGATGCCACGTTTAAAATGGTCAGCTTCGTTAAATCGGGGAGATTCGAAGGATCAAGATTGGGAGGAAGCGGTTGAGGTCGTACTTCGCGATATAGCGGCAACGGCGAACAACGCACAGCCGGATAAAAAGCCTATAGTGCAAATTGTCATTTACGAATCCAGTGTCTGA
- the LOC143144207 gene encoding uncharacterized protein LOC143144207 isoform X1, giving the protein MPRQYCFLCASDEGVFLDITADNKKIFHEQFEICSLVTVPTADQLPTKICHKCAYELNQCSSFVTKYKRCTTIPRKQTRNHYCSLCFEPTKKEYIFNLSKDKTLECNLLHKIQKLFNNEFEKSEEGYMRICLSCRYTVDVLFDLKNISQQIASKINDIIKQEIDYLNFPKIKTAVVSRKTTVTDSARTTIYTGQDSDTDSYKMTRTRSQKNGLNGNTQNKQSNLQVCEKCHSSITDNDIYKLKKTDHIVCKNCSVDTHLDTNEIDKLQNFAETKFCTVFLQDVLRDKTVNKQKLYRIEKDNKGKKTYIVTDKTLAEESHKIVNDVESNTVKHDLKRSLRSMKSENTDNKQSSNKKLKLNVKQVNADSKSAPPTKPTTTVRRSNLRGQKRVTRNASRSSDSDSSVKHHVKASQILTRHKRATGSSLSDADVDNKRDRKRLKSILAGNIVIKSLKKPSSDVNDDSPRRKKIRFTSAPPVMIDVSNKEGIEENPQRKVPGQNLRSASIKKVSEKFDSSDSDDIGFPENDSEIYACEECGVNYENKLVCLLHKLTHYKQPKLELQKVVIKNTIKETSDIREAVDNQSEDQSETIAIRVDDDEEEITVDVTTLDESPVTEDKSHSSTKDRIEDTVDVESITKDPHDDHNLQTKNTVQEPDDQKDAEITVVTTSPSQNKAKTRRGRSRRSFHSQNVRHSYNDTDKSNESIDESVEKANVNAEENQNILPKQTEDVEAEDTQAKEKDVSLRGVENIQTEANEDISHRAEVKSVQAEEKDNVSFRESEDARTEENENTSLTQKENGRTEEEQSTSLVEINNVQAEENQDILLKPTEDPRKEDVEDEQSKDKEQSVKSKIVESISVLETEEGQKESGDVPDEDKAVHTEKESETIDKGDSNESKSSKDLDNSIAGEDEMDSTVVTNEKQIEENSRDEDSSIVNTDGSKDTVKDRSSDSTEKIESSDEDEVQCIQVDDDKSVISVITEKVVVLSKESSTSDDNDVEVVNDDDDNDVVEVDTSNQRKSSDSANAAAEVLQEVLDLASAEVKKRQELVEINIENDSTDIETLENISREVNNGDDVSILKVDNCTAIVSL; this is encoded by the exons ATGCCAAGACAATACTGTTTTCTCTGTGCGAGCGATGAAGGTGTTTTTTTGGATATTACAGCCGACaacaagaaaatatttcatGAACAATTTGAGATCTGCTCACTCGTTACG GTACCCACAGCAGATCAATTGCCAACTAAAATTTGTCACAAATGTGCATACGAGTTAAATCAGTGCAGCTCTTTTGTAACAAAATATAAACGTTGCACTACAATACCAAGGAAGCAAACTCGTAACCATTACTGTAGTTTATGTTTTGAACCTACAaagaaagaatatatttttaatcttaGTAAAGATAAGACCTTAGAATGTAATTTGCttcataaaatacaaaaacttttcaataatgaa TTTGAAAAATCTGAGGAAGGCTATATGCGTATATGTTTGTCTTGTCGATACACAGTGGATGTATTGTTCGATTTGAAAAACATATCCCAACAAATTGCAAGCAAAATAAATGATATAATCAAACAAGAAATAGATTATTTAAACTTTCCCAAG ATAAAAACAGCTGTAGTAAGTCGTAAAACAACTGTCACCGATTCTGCTAGAACAACTATATACACAGGACAGGATTCTGATACTGATTCGTACAAAATGACACGTACAAGATCTCAAAAGAATGGATTGAATGGTAACACTCAAAATAAACAATCAAACTTGCAAGTCTGTGAAAAATGTCACAGCTCTATTACCGATAATGATATCTATAAACTTAAAAAAACAGATCATATTGTGTGCAAAAATTGTTCTGTAGACACGCATCTTGATACAAATGAAATTGACAAGCTTCAAAATTTTGCAGAAACCAAATTTTGTACAGTTTTTCTGCAAGATGTATTAAGAGATAAAACAGTAAATAAACAAAAGCTGTATAGAATTGAAAAAGATAATAAGGGTAAAAAGACATACATTGTTACAGACAAAACATTGGCAGAGGAGTCTCATAAAATAGTTAACGATGTAGAAAGTAATACGGTAAAGCACGATCTAAAGCGTTCTCTTAGAAGTATGAAATCTGAAAATACAGATAACAAACAGAGCTCAAATAAAAAACTAAAACTTAATGTGAAACAAGTAAATGCGGATTCTAAATCAGCACCGCCGACAAAGCCCACTACTACTGTAAGAAGATCAAATTTACGTGGGCAGAAGCGTGTTACGCGTAATGCTAGTCGAAGTTCTGACTCAGATTCTTCTGTAAAGCACCATGTAAAAGCAAGCCAGATCTTAACTAGACATAAGCGAGCAACTGGTTCATCTTTGTCCGATGCAGATGTTGATAATAAACGTGATCGTAAAAGGTTGAAAAGTATTTTGGCAGGTAACATCGTAATAAAAAGTTTAAAGAAGCCATCGTCAGATGTCAATGATGATTCCCCAAGGAGGAAAAAGATAAGATTTACAAGCGCTCCACCTGTTATGATTGATGTAAGTAACAAAGAAGGTATAGAGGAAAACCCTCAAAGAAAAGTGCCAGGACAAAATTTAAGATCTGCTTCTATTAAAAAAGTGtcagaaaaatttgattcctctgACTCTGATGACATTGGATTTCCTGAAAATGACAGTGAGATATATGCTTGTGAAGAGTGTGGAgttaattatgaaaataaacTTGTTTGTTTGTTGCATAAATTGACACATTATAAACAACCAAAATTGGAACTGCAAAAAGttgttattaaaaatacaataaaagaaACATCAGATATAAGAGAAGCAGTGGATAACCAGTCCGAAGATCAATCTGAGACTATAGCAATTAGAGTAGATGATGACGAGGAAGAAATAACAGTAGATGTAACTACTTTGGATGAGAGTCCTGTTACGGAAGATAAAAGTCATTCTTCTACAAAAGACAGGATCGAAGATACTGTTGATGTAGAGTCTATAACAAAAGACCCCCATGACGATCATAATTTGCAAACTAAGAATACAGTCCAGGAACCAGATGATCAGAAAGATGCAGAAATAACTGTTGTGACCACATCGCCATCTCAAAATAAAGCTAAAACGAGGAGGGGCAGATCTAGGAGAAGTTTTCATAGCCAGAATGTTAGACATAGCTACAATGATACAGACAAAAGTAATGAAAGTATCGATGAATCTGTGGAAAAAGCGAATGTGAACGCAGAAGAAAATCAGAATATTTTGCCTAAACAGACAGAAGATGTAGAAGCAGAAGACACTCAGGCAAAAGAAAAAGACGTTTCGCTTAGAGGAGTTGAAAATATTCAGACAGAAGCAAACGAGGACATTTCGCACAGAGCAGAAGTAAAAAGTGTTCAGGCAGAAGAAAAAGACAATGTTTCGTTTAGAGAATCTGAAGATGCTCGGACAGAAGAAAATGAGAACACTTCGCTTACGCAAAAAGAAAATGGTCGAACAGAAGAAGAGCAGAGCACTTCGCTTGTGGAAATAAATAATGTCCAGGCGGAAGAAAATCAGGATATTTTACTTAAACCGACTGAAGATCCACGAAAAGAAGATGTGGAAGACGAACAAAGCAAAGACAAGGAACAAAGTGTTAAAAGTAAAATAGTAGAAAGTATTTCAGTATTGGAAACAGAAGAAGGACAAAAAGAGAGCGGAGATGTCCCCGACGAAGACAAAGCTGTACATACAGAGAAAGAAAGTGAAACAATCGATAAAGGAGATTCAAACGAATCGAAATCCAGTAAAGACTTGGATAATAGTATTGCAGGTGAAGATGAAATGGATTCTACCGTAGTAACTAATGAGAAACAGATCGAGGAAAATTCGCGCGACGAAGACTCGAGTATCGTTAATACGGATGGTTCAAAGGATACAGTGAAAGACAGATCCTCCGATAGTACGGAGAAAATTGAATCCTCCGATGAGGACGAGGTACAATGTATACAAGTAGATGACGACAAGTCTGTAATATCTGTAATCACAGAAAAAGTGGTAGTGTTATCCAAAGAAAGCAGTACGAGCGATGACAATGATGTCGAAGTAGTTAACGACGATGACGATAATGACGTTGTGGAAGTGGACACTTCGAATCAGAGGAAATCGAGTGATTCTGCCAATGCAGCGGCGGAAGTTTTGCAAGAAGTTCTCGATTTGGCGAGTGCAGAGGTTAAAAAACGTCAAGAACTTgttgaaattaatattgaaaacgATTCTACTGATATAGAAACATTGGAAAACATATCGCGTGAAGTAAATAATGGCGATGATGTGTCGATTCTTAAAGTAGACAACTGCACCGCGATCGTTTCTCTGTGA
- the LOC143144207 gene encoding uncharacterized protein LOC143144207 isoform X2 — translation MRICLSCRYTVDVLFDLKNISQQIASKINDIIKQEIDYLNFPKIKTAVVSRKTTVTDSARTTIYTGQDSDTDSYKMTRTRSQKNGLNGNTQNKQSNLQVCEKCHSSITDNDIYKLKKTDHIVCKNCSVDTHLDTNEIDKLQNFAETKFCTVFLQDVLRDKTVNKQKLYRIEKDNKGKKTYIVTDKTLAEESHKIVNDVESNTVKHDLKRSLRSMKSENTDNKQSSNKKLKLNVKQVNADSKSAPPTKPTTTVRRSNLRGQKRVTRNASRSSDSDSSVKHHVKASQILTRHKRATGSSLSDADVDNKRDRKRLKSILAGNIVIKSLKKPSSDVNDDSPRRKKIRFTSAPPVMIDVSNKEGIEENPQRKVPGQNLRSASIKKVSEKFDSSDSDDIGFPENDSEIYACEECGVNYENKLVCLLHKLTHYKQPKLELQKVVIKNTIKETSDIREAVDNQSEDQSETIAIRVDDDEEEITVDVTTLDESPVTEDKSHSSTKDRIEDTVDVESITKDPHDDHNLQTKNTVQEPDDQKDAEITVVTTSPSQNKAKTRRGRSRRSFHSQNVRHSYNDTDKSNESIDESVEKANVNAEENQNILPKQTEDVEAEDTQAKEKDVSLRGVENIQTEANEDISHRAEVKSVQAEEKDNVSFRESEDARTEENENTSLTQKENGRTEEEQSTSLVEINNVQAEENQDILLKPTEDPRKEDVEDEQSKDKEQSVKSKIVESISVLETEEGQKESGDVPDEDKAVHTEKESETIDKGDSNESKSSKDLDNSIAGEDEMDSTVVTNEKQIEENSRDEDSSIVNTDGSKDTVKDRSSDSTEKIESSDEDEVQCIQVDDDKSVISVITEKVVVLSKESSTSDDNDVEVVNDDDDNDVVEVDTSNQRKSSDSANAAAEVLQEVLDLASAEVKKRQELVEINIENDSTDIETLENISREVNNGDDVSILKVDNCTAIVSL, via the exons ATGCGTATATGTTTGTCTTGTCGATACACAGTGGATGTATTGTTCGATTTGAAAAACATATCCCAACAAATTGCAAGCAAAATAAATGATATAATCAAACAAGAAATAGATTATTTAAACTTTCCCAAG ATAAAAACAGCTGTAGTAAGTCGTAAAACAACTGTCACCGATTCTGCTAGAACAACTATATACACAGGACAGGATTCTGATACTGATTCGTACAAAATGACACGTACAAGATCTCAAAAGAATGGATTGAATGGTAACACTCAAAATAAACAATCAAACTTGCAAGTCTGTGAAAAATGTCACAGCTCTATTACCGATAATGATATCTATAAACTTAAAAAAACAGATCATATTGTGTGCAAAAATTGTTCTGTAGACACGCATCTTGATACAAATGAAATTGACAAGCTTCAAAATTTTGCAGAAACCAAATTTTGTACAGTTTTTCTGCAAGATGTATTAAGAGATAAAACAGTAAATAAACAAAAGCTGTATAGAATTGAAAAAGATAATAAGGGTAAAAAGACATACATTGTTACAGACAAAACATTGGCAGAGGAGTCTCATAAAATAGTTAACGATGTAGAAAGTAATACGGTAAAGCACGATCTAAAGCGTTCTCTTAGAAGTATGAAATCTGAAAATACAGATAACAAACAGAGCTCAAATAAAAAACTAAAACTTAATGTGAAACAAGTAAATGCGGATTCTAAATCAGCACCGCCGACAAAGCCCACTACTACTGTAAGAAGATCAAATTTACGTGGGCAGAAGCGTGTTACGCGTAATGCTAGTCGAAGTTCTGACTCAGATTCTTCTGTAAAGCACCATGTAAAAGCAAGCCAGATCTTAACTAGACATAAGCGAGCAACTGGTTCATCTTTGTCCGATGCAGATGTTGATAATAAACGTGATCGTAAAAGGTTGAAAAGTATTTTGGCAGGTAACATCGTAATAAAAAGTTTAAAGAAGCCATCGTCAGATGTCAATGATGATTCCCCAAGGAGGAAAAAGATAAGATTTACAAGCGCTCCACCTGTTATGATTGATGTAAGTAACAAAGAAGGTATAGAGGAAAACCCTCAAAGAAAAGTGCCAGGACAAAATTTAAGATCTGCTTCTATTAAAAAAGTGtcagaaaaatttgattcctctgACTCTGATGACATTGGATTTCCTGAAAATGACAGTGAGATATATGCTTGTGAAGAGTGTGGAgttaattatgaaaataaacTTGTTTGTTTGTTGCATAAATTGACACATTATAAACAACCAAAATTGGAACTGCAAAAAGttgttattaaaaatacaataaaagaaACATCAGATATAAGAGAAGCAGTGGATAACCAGTCCGAAGATCAATCTGAGACTATAGCAATTAGAGTAGATGATGACGAGGAAGAAATAACAGTAGATGTAACTACTTTGGATGAGAGTCCTGTTACGGAAGATAAAAGTCATTCTTCTACAAAAGACAGGATCGAAGATACTGTTGATGTAGAGTCTATAACAAAAGACCCCCATGACGATCATAATTTGCAAACTAAGAATACAGTCCAGGAACCAGATGATCAGAAAGATGCAGAAATAACTGTTGTGACCACATCGCCATCTCAAAATAAAGCTAAAACGAGGAGGGGCAGATCTAGGAGAAGTTTTCATAGCCAGAATGTTAGACATAGCTACAATGATACAGACAAAAGTAATGAAAGTATCGATGAATCTGTGGAAAAAGCGAATGTGAACGCAGAAGAAAATCAGAATATTTTGCCTAAACAGACAGAAGATGTAGAAGCAGAAGACACTCAGGCAAAAGAAAAAGACGTTTCGCTTAGAGGAGTTGAAAATATTCAGACAGAAGCAAACGAGGACATTTCGCACAGAGCAGAAGTAAAAAGTGTTCAGGCAGAAGAAAAAGACAATGTTTCGTTTAGAGAATCTGAAGATGCTCGGACAGAAGAAAATGAGAACACTTCGCTTACGCAAAAAGAAAATGGTCGAACAGAAGAAGAGCAGAGCACTTCGCTTGTGGAAATAAATAATGTCCAGGCGGAAGAAAATCAGGATATTTTACTTAAACCGACTGAAGATCCACGAAAAGAAGATGTGGAAGACGAACAAAGCAAAGACAAGGAACAAAGTGTTAAAAGTAAAATAGTAGAAAGTATTTCAGTATTGGAAACAGAAGAAGGACAAAAAGAGAGCGGAGATGTCCCCGACGAAGACAAAGCTGTACATACAGAGAAAGAAAGTGAAACAATCGATAAAGGAGATTCAAACGAATCGAAATCCAGTAAAGACTTGGATAATAGTATTGCAGGTGAAGATGAAATGGATTCTACCGTAGTAACTAATGAGAAACAGATCGAGGAAAATTCGCGCGACGAAGACTCGAGTATCGTTAATACGGATGGTTCAAAGGATACAGTGAAAGACAGATCCTCCGATAGTACGGAGAAAATTGAATCCTCCGATGAGGACGAGGTACAATGTATACAAGTAGATGACGACAAGTCTGTAATATCTGTAATCACAGAAAAAGTGGTAGTGTTATCCAAAGAAAGCAGTACGAGCGATGACAATGATGTCGAAGTAGTTAACGACGATGACGATAATGACGTTGTGGAAGTGGACACTTCGAATCAGAGGAAATCGAGTGATTCTGCCAATGCAGCGGCGGAAGTTTTGCAAGAAGTTCTCGATTTGGCGAGTGCAGAGGTTAAAAAACGTCAAGAACTTgttgaaattaatattgaaaacgATTCTACTGATATAGAAACATTGGAAAACATATCGCGTGAAGTAAATAATGGCGATGATGTGTCGATTCTTAAAGTAGACAACTGCACCGCGATCGTTTCTCTGTGA